The Medicago truncatula cultivar Jemalong A17 chromosome 7, MtrunA17r5.0-ANR, whole genome shotgun sequence genome includes the window TGGTCTGTTTGGTTAAGCTAATGAAAAGAAACCTCAAGTGACTGCAACTCTTTATCTTCTATCAAGTAATTGTTCTCTTTCGCAGAATAACGACCGCGAAGACAAATGATTAATAAAACCGACTAATGACTTTTTAACTTTTAGTAGTAACGTCATTTTGTGTATTTTGTCTATCAACATCAAGTGGTTGAATTAATGAGAATAAAAATGTGATATTTCCCGATACAAGTAATATACACATATTGATCCCTCATTTCTATCATTATTTTTCTCAGAAATTGCATCAGAAAATGAGTTGTGACTCGAAGGTCAAATGAAAATGTGTTCCAAGGATGAAAAATCCTCAAACATAAGAGAAGGTTCACTTTTTAAGTCCATTCAATAAATGACGTATATAGTTCCTAATATAGACcgataaattatttattttataataggggACATAGTAGTATGTGTTATGAGTTAGTTGCCCTAAGAAAGGTTTTTACTTAATGCATGCTTACATCATAGTCACACCTGATATGCGTTATGAGGACATTTCCTCATAAAAGTCCTTGCTAAATCCCTTGATATAGCAGTTAAATCCACGGGCATTCTGAGGAAATTATTCCTCAAGAATGCTTAATTTTCTAAGGACACTTTTTGAGAAAATGTGGTCGGAAAATTCCAATTTTCCTTCGTAAATAGTATTTGAAATTGCATACCACTTCATGCAAATGGGGGAATGGATTCTCTTAAGTCTAATATTCACAGTTTTAATCAATTGtacattctttaaaaataaaaataaaaacaattgtatATTAACTACATACCCAATATcttcttttctttataattctacatcttcttttctctctcatgtTTAATGGCGTAGcttgaaaaaaattgagaaaaatccATTTGAAAGAATTCATCAACATATCCCATAAACAATGAAGTCTCGGGAAATAGTGTATTAAGTTGCAGTGGAGGTTATTTGGGAGAATTTTTGGCGATAAAGTACATCAACATATCCCATAATAGGCCTTATGCTAAATCGAATCATATTCCTATAGTATATGTTCGGTTAAATCACGGTTCATTAAGTTTAGGAGATTAAAATATCTAATGTTTATATCTTAAAGaacaaaaattgaacaaaaaaactttaaaataatttaaatgaaaaaacataatttagccATATGATTTTCTTGTCAATTGATCGTAGAGGATTACAACAACAACGTGGTCCATACAAAAGAATCCAATATTAAAGCTTTTTGGATTATACATTTCGGAACTGCCTTAACCCTACAAGAAGAGCCAATTTTTCACCAGTATCGTATTAATTCGGAAAATAAACGTACATTCCGGATTGTATTTTCCGGACTGCATCAGTGTCATGGTCGGTGGTTTTGTCGGTGGTCAAGTCAAGAAAACGTGTTTTAACACCCAACCGTTTTTTGACCCACAATCCCTATAAATAGCCTTCCAAACCCCACCACCCCCTACCTCCCTCAGGGGCATTGGTTTCTTCTTCCCGCCCTCCTCTTCCCTCCTTCCCTGGTTGCCCTCCAACAGGGAAGCTACTGGTATGTCCTATCACATACCAGTAGttaggctcttaggagattagaaatagatttaggttcttatgtaataagcttaaaaaacttcaacattattgtaatgtattgttcatatattaataaaatgagtttttttttttctttttgtatttttatttatggtttttatgtttatttgcatttattttacgagtttcaaatcttaaaattgtaaaagttttgaaaaaaaaaccattccggattttaaaatccaggtaaatctgcaaaattctaacaatgcaaTTCGGAAAACGAAATCCAAACTAggggtaaaaatggaagaaaaaaaataaggcgCGTGAGGAAAGACGTGAGAAATGTAAATCtcctttgttttttctttctaataagcaaaatattatatttaaaggGGTACCCAAATCTCATGTcaccaaaccaaatcaattacATTGAAGACATGCGAGTGAACTAATCCACCAATTTGAGAAAGTTAGATTTTTGTTTCCACCTTCCCTGCAAAAGTGTGATACATTTCTCTTCTCAATATACTGTCATTTTAAACAACATTTGGTTCTTTCCTCTATGGGCAACCATATTCACTTTCCTTTTGGTAATTAAAACCGTCAAAATAGTTTGGAGAAAAGAATCTAAACTTCTCCTACACTAATTAAGAAGGAATCACTTATATGTAAACACTTACATTTTCTACACTCATTCAACACTTAATTTTCTCTTAATTTCTATCTTTCTATcatatcattaatttattaCATCTATTAAATCACTatctttatttctttctctccCTAATGGTAGATTGGATTTAGGTGtctaaaacttattttttgacaTCAATTAAGAATTATGCAAAATTCAGATACATCATATATCATGCAATTGAAACTATCCACCACCATCTTTGAATCGAGTTGAAAGATAATATCAATCATTTTCAACTCCATAATACTAGGCAGTGTTATATATTTTCCTCTTATTATTCAactattgatttttttcaaCATTGATCAACTAATGAGTGCATATAGTAATGCATGTAAATTAGTATTGCCAATGACGTTTGACTTATTAGTTTTTTCAAGGGTAAACAAGTAATTTCATTAGCAATAATAGCATCAAATCAGAATCAGTAAAGAAATGAGATATTTTCATTAGTTTACGTGTACAATTATGTTTTCTTATCTCCTAATAAAACAAATGTTGGAGTTTTGGACAATGACTGTCACAATTAGAGACATTTTGATTTCAATGTTTACTCttcaataaaatcaacaaaatgacAGAAATATGAGTTGTTTTAAATCAAATTATCTAGCTTGAGACATGTGAAGTTAACTAGCTACAAACAGCGTACACCACCGACCATAAACCTGACTTATTAGGCACAAGTTGAACAAGTGTCAGTTCCTCTCTATTGCACAAGTTGATCACTAACAAGCAAAATGTGCTTAATTGTTTGGCTTGGCCTTAATCTATAAAGGAATCCAATGAAGACTTTGTTGTTGCATGTAGCCCTAATCTTCTCAAATCTACCGACGTTAAACTTTTGAGGATCAAACTTCAAAGCAATGTTATTCCTTATATTGATGTTACTTTTCCTTGAAGTGAAGTATTAGAAAGATAACAACAGAATGTATATAGGAAATTTAAGGTTTAGAAAAAGTTACTCTCTATTATAGGAATCtcaaccaaaaatcaatattattaaaaaaaaaattgttcaagtaATATGTGtgttaaatttatataattattatttcttaaaCTCCTTCAATGGTACTCTTTAGGCACTAGACTACATTTTTTAGGATCCCTTTGAGTATTGTttgaaaaatgtaatttttgtaTCGAAAATTGTCTATCTATTCACTTTCACAAttgtttgacttatattttaagacaaagtaattgttttaatgattttcttaaataatatcTTTAAAACACTTCTTAACAGAActcttatttaattagtattttccCATTCTTGTTTAGAGTCGTTTTTAGAGattatttatacatataaacaaaatcaataaattttattactttttgaTAAGATTATTTGGCTTTTTCCAACACACCTAagtatatattatatcatttcACTTATGTATATCTTCTTGTAATAATTAACTAATGTTGTATTGAAGTTTAAAAATCTAAACTAACACGAAtaagttttatttattaaataaaatcgaCAAGTAAAAATGAACTACTTaagtaatcttttttttttttttttttttttaaaaattggataTCCTTTGTATGCAACTATAAAGACGATCAGGTAACCTCTATAGATGGCAAACTTGTCTCAGAAAAAGAGACTAATTCCTCGAGTTGGATAGAAGAACCTCTATAGGTGACAAAACTCTCCTTCAAAAGATTTAACATTGCTGCATTCTCATAATTAGATTCGAACTCAAACCTCTAGTTAAACTAGAAGAGATCACTAATCATctcattcaaatatttttggatAATAGAGTAACGTTAAAGTGTCATGTATATAATAACATGtgtcaaaattctaaaaacaaaaacctttAGGGTAAGAGCAGAACTATTGTCTAACTTGTACTCCTTCcaatcattattataagcaaaagttggctttttaggttcattcaataaatgatgtatgtggtctatatatagactacatacatcatttattgaatgaatctaaaaagttaacttttgcttataatagtaacCGGATGAAGTACAAGGGAACTatactaaacttttttttactaataataatattcattcattcaaattgatataatacattcaaaacaacaacgtaacttTTGAGAGAAAGTGGTCTATTACTACAAACAATAACTAATCAACCCTTAGCATGAGGAATTTCATCGGTAGACAAGAAACTAAAAATACAGAAATCCTCTACATTCCCTTTGTTATAAATACCCTTTCTGAACAATCCCTCCCTTTGGAAACCAACCTTTTCCAACAGTCTTTGAGAAGCTATGTTGTCTGGACGAGTATTAGCCTGCAACCTTACCAAATCAGGAAAGTCTTGGAATACACAAGACAAAAGAATCTTCACTGCTTTGGTGGCTACACCTTGGCCCCAATAGTTAAACCCAATAGCATAACCTAAATCTGCTTTAAACTTTGCATCAGGATAAGGAAGGACAAAAACAATTCCAATAGAGTGATCATTAAGACATATTGATTGTTGGAATGGGTAAATgcaatcattttttatgaaattcgaAGCTTGTTCCCTTGATTTACATAACTCCAATCGCATATATTGCATGACTCTTTCATCACTTGCCCACAATAACACATCGTCAGCATCACTTTCTTTGAATGGCCGGAGAGTAATCCTTGACTCATGATCTATTGCCATGACCAAAATATGTTGATGATGGCTAAGATATTTTGGTATTTATATACCAAAAGTGAATGGTTAGAATGATTGATCTCTGCGGGTCCAGTTAATAAactaagggtcttgttaacaagtacTCCCGgaacactctttaaggattccaaaagaagaaattattttataaaaaagtcaaatattttgatttccGATACATTGATTATACATATGTTCATGATAAGTTACTTTTTAAAgaccttaactagtgccccaggggcactggttaacatttcccataaacTATAGTTACATATTTCAACGAGAAAGTCTTCTATAGACACAAtcacaaatgataaatatttagatatactcacatcaaatataaaaattaaaagagaataaaataaaattaatgttgaTTGGTGTaatctaattatttttattttaaatttattcatttaatttgaattatgtctaaatatttatcatttctgAATGCATCGATAAAAGATTTTCTCATACTTCAGCCTaccaaaattgaagaaatatttCTACCTCGGACAAGTTGCATGTATTGACAAAAGTGAGTTGTATACTATGTTAGTGGTCCTATCCTATGTAAGAAACAAGGGGGTCCAGCGTTTTGTTATAATAGTTGGTGGGaagagaaaatatatttgagttttgATACTTCATGTTAATCCTATTAAGcaataattattgattaaaagttatatatttaatataaaaaataaaagttttaagttaaagttactactttaaactttttaacatgTGTAAATTTGTACATGATAAAAAACCCTTAAGTTAAATGTGATTAAACTCTGGACCTCCTTCTTAAATTCATTTAATGCCTCAACCCTTTAATAATTGGATTACGCAGTCAGAGATAGAATCTTTATTTAACATGTGTTGATTTATAAATAgtaatttactcaaataataaatagtaCATCAAACATGTAtatctttaattaaataattataatatttaattatttatatatgagACAGACGGCACGAGATTGAGGTTTCATAGAGGTGTCAACCTAATTTGCATATATATGTTTCCCTTTGATGCTTGTCCTCCTCATGATTCAtcgaagaaaagaaaaaaatgaagaaaagaaaaagaaaaaaagaaaatcatttgtttttggTTCTCTAACActtttaacaatttattttcttatttgtcGAAAAAAGTtattgattttatcattttctttattttttcaataaatatattaatatattattaataaaataataattaatgttataataaactttaataatgacaaattttTGTAAGAATATCAACCAAAAAATGTGTAGGAGTAAATGTAATGTCTTTCTCTAATTTTATGAGCAAGTATACTAtgagctcttttttttttattaaagtacatatcattcattcaaatattgaaaataacataaacTCAATGTTGCTAAACTCGATAAATAATGAATTTGCAAATAATCTTATAAAATCTAAGTTACTAGCATAAAACGGAGTAATGCTACAAAAGTGACAAAATCAAAGTGATTGGAACAAGGCCGTCCCtgagaattcggaggctcggctctgggaatgaaaagaggtcagtgataaaatcaaagcgtattttttttaaaagagcaatgttctatttatattttttaaaagataaatacaaggtgccgtatatatgcggtacacccagagatgaaaatgactaccgtatacatgaggaacccccacctaacaccaaaatcaagaggaactaattctaataatcctaaaaggctaaaacaagaggacaaaatattataacaagAGGAACCCCcacaaaacaatattataatgaGATGACgaaattacataaaaaacacAGATGAAAAATCAGATCTATGTGAATACCACTAATTTAACAGAGATTAAAAAACAACAGAAATATAAATGGGTGATTCATACCCCAAAAAATTGACTCAAAACCACTTATCTCCTatgaaaatataagagaaaAGTTAGAGAGAAATTGAAGTTCTCTCTAAAAATATCCAAATAGACCACTTTTGAGAGAAAAATGTATCTATTACTGCCAACACTAACTAATCAAAAACATCATGAGGAATTTCATCAGTAGacaagaaactaaaaatatatgcaTCCACAATATTCCCTTTGTGATGAAAAACCTTTCTGAACAATCCCTCCCTATGGAAGCCAACTTTTTCCAACACCCTTTGTGAAGCCATGTTGTCTACAAGAATATTAGCCTGCAACCTTTGCAAGTCAGGAAACTCTTGGAACACTCGAGACAAAAGAATCTTAAGTGCTTTTGTGGCTATACCTTGGCCCCAATAATTGAATCCAATAGCAAAACCTAAATCTGCTTTAAACTTTGCATAAGAAAttggaagaacaaaaacaaTTCCAATAGAGTGATCATCAAGACATATTGATTGTTGGAATGGGTAAATACAATCTTTCTTTATGAAATTCAAAGCTTGTTCCCTTGATTTACATAACTTCAATCGTGTATATTGCATGACTCTTTCATCACTTGCCCACAATAACACATCGTCAGCATCACTTTCTTTGAATGGCCGGAGAGTGATCCTTGACTCATGATCTATTGCCATGACCACAATATGTTAATATGGCTAAGATATTTTGGTATTTATACACCAAAAGTGTGTGGTTAGACTTAGAATGATTGATCTATGTGGGTCTATGTGAGAAATCTCTCttgtttctttttgaaaaatatatttctgaTTCTTGCAATTTGTGTATATATGGACAAAATATAGTATGCAGAGAATATTTTTTGGATAAGATTTGGCTATCATCATATAGCAAAAgttagaggttttttttttaataaacaaaagtTAGTGGGTTAGTAGTTAGCCATGTAACATCTATTACTATACATAGTGCGGTGGTAAAGCATGAAAGCATCAAATTATTGCAACGCATCCACACCTTATAGCTATGCTCAAATTCATCTTGCATTGGACAACTTCCATCAAGAAATCAAAGTTTGTTCTTCATGATGATAGCTTTCTTTAGAGATCGTGACCAAGAATGGTAAATTCTTCCATCAAAAAAAGGGTTAACCAACGAAGCAGTTGGATTTTCACTTGGATAAACATAAAATGGAATTGAAGTAGGATCAATTGGAAACTGAATAACAAGAATATGCACCAGTTATGGTTGATTACACACCATTGTTGTAGATTGAAGAACGGATCAGAGATTGAGGCTCATGATGCCAtaacaaattaaacaaatagAAGTGTGAGAATAGattgagaaaaaatatttgaacgATGAGCgataatattttgatttctcaTCTAAGTGATATGTGGCATCATATATGTATTTAAAGGGGTTATTTTTTAGATTATGCTTATTTGAACAACGCACATGAGAAGTTGACCATTAATAAGGATTAACGCAAAATACACGATACtaaataaaggaaaaacaatcaattattcaaattaaattatatagaCAATCAATTAATTGAAAGtattgattttaagctaaaataagataatcacttatttgatAAAACACTTAACTtgttaaaacttattttaagccaaattaaattaaaaacaagtaAATGTAAAACAATACACAATTGATCAATTGGGTCATTAATATGATGAATTCTTAGAACCCTTTTCAACGTTGACGATTCTTATCAAAGAATCAACACTAGATGtttctttaaaatcaatcaaaattaggtttttcaaaatcaattttcaaaaccCACAATTGAATCGATTCACAAACATGGAAATATAAAGAGATAAGGGATAGATAGATGAACAcgaaatttatagtggttcccccaCACCTTGTTTGTTAGTGgagtttttgttcattattgaACGAGGATTGTTTGTGAGAAACTTCACACCTGTATTGCTTCTTAAGTATTGAGAATTCAACACTAGAATCCCAATATTCCAACAATTCTTGGTGTTGCCCTTGAACCTTGGCTGTCAAGATTCAAAACCTTGTACAACTAATCCAATGGGCCTAATCAATCCCTGAGTCTCCTCAATCTTCACATGATGTCGTTCCCAAAATCCTATCGGGGCTCCTTCTAGAGAACTCAACCTTTGATCTTCCGTGATTATTGACAAACCGTCAATTGATCTTGAGATGTTGGATGAAGAAAACCCCCCAATAACCCAAATTATAGGTGAAATAtcctcagttggtagggatattgcattttatatgcaggagctggggttcgaaccccggacactctacttctccacaattaaattgtgtgagctctagccactaggcttcttgacaaaaaaaaaaaagtagaagaagAGAGTTTGAGAGTAGTGAttgtgaaaaattaatgttttgagAAGTGGTGAGGTGTTTCACTTGTATAGGTGAAACGATTCACTCCTAAAAGTGAAATGACTCgctgtttttttctctttagaTATTGAAATGATTCACTTAGCCGAGTGAAACAACTCACTTtacaaaaaacatcaaaaatcacatttttcttaAAGAATGTGAAAAGATTCATTCAATTCTGGGAAACATTTTACCTTttataaatcaccaaaaaaaattacatttttcgAAAAGCGAATGAAATGATTCACTTAGATAAAAACATGCACATTTCAAAAACCAACACCAAGTGTATAAATGTAAGGATTAAAATAATTCAACCTAGATTAGATTGTGAAGACAAAATTATGAGAGCAAGATAGGTATACCAATTCTATGTATAAGTTTTGGCATAAATTCAAAACCATCTATCAAAATAAGCAAAGCACTTAACAAAATTCACTCCTAAATAGACAACTTTTCTATAATCATTGTTCGCAACAAGCAAGAACAACTCAGTTTCAATAAGTCTAGGCTTGTTAACCTTGATCCATCAACTTTGCAAGAGTCATCCAAGCCAATTTATccataattgatttttgggctaataggtctttaccccctgtaatatagggcatttttggttttgcatcctgtaaaaaaaaaaaaattagattccgtctttgtaaaatgaagattcttcacgaTTGTCCCCTAAGCCCATGGACTTACgtggctttttctttttatttttcatttttatttttgcttaccacgcgtaaaaaatagtttacacgtcatttatatttaaaaaaattaaaaaaaaacgaaaatattttttaaaaaaaatctgaaaattaatattcaaaatttgaaaaaattaaaattatttttttaaattaaaaaaatcgaaaaaaaacttttttttttcaaaaattaaaaaacattcagattcttttagaaataaaaaagtattttaattttttctaaaaaaaattctggaaaatattaaatttttaaaaatctggatataaatgtttttaaattccaattatataatctgaaaaaaaaaattctattttatttaaatttttaaaatcttaacttcagatttttattaaaaatttcaaatgtagaaaaaattcagatttttttataaaatcttgaaatattgttccagaatttaaatcaaaatcaaaatcttaatttccgttttttttcaaaataatttaatattgaaaatagtatatatttatctgaagaaaaaaaatttaaaaagaaaaattctggaaaaaaaaaatttgaaaaaggtTGTTTAGACTTTTTAttccataatttttatattgaaaagaaatttgaacttttttaatttcaaatatattttctagtttctttattttgaaaattaagttccagatttttttattttttgagaaaaaaaatctgaactttttattttgaatttattttttttcaattttttaaaatttttgaaaattaattttcagatttttttaattatattttatttttttgggttttttttttaattaaatatgatgtgttaaatgaattatacatgtggccaatgaaaaataaaaaagaaatatttgctGAGTCATAGGGGTCAGGGGCAATCCTGAAGAATCactattttacaaggacggaatctaaaaaaaaaaaaaaattacagggggcaaaaccaaaagtaccTTATATTACAGGGGAGTAAAACTCTATTAACCCTTGACTTTTTTGTCAAAACCCACCGGTAGGTCGCAAAAAGTCTCACGGGAAGCTTTATTCAACGGTAGCACAAGGaagtatttatcttttaacaatgGCAGAGAGTTAGAGTTAACTTCAAAGAAATTCTTGTCTTGCCTTAAAGACAAACCTATGTGGGCGGCAAGAGCCAGTCTCTGCCCGCTGCACACATAACAGATGAAAAACAAAGGAATATCAAAACGCATCATCTCCATAAACACGGAGGTGCACTTTTCTCAACTATGCTCTGCCCAAAGTCATAAGTTGTTATCAAGCTTGTCTCCTTCTGAAGCTTCTTATGTCATAAAGACAATAAGGGCTTGGGGCAATTGTTTCGGAATGGGCCTCAACCCACATCACAAATCCAATGCATGACTACACATTAACCGATAATCCACGTCATTCAAGAAAACATAGAAGATTTCATGCGTGCCTCACTGCACAGAAGCGCATCTCATCCAACCTGCACCACTCATATGATCTCAAACAATCTCCTGCATATCTCGTCGCCGCATTACATAGTTAGTTACAGTTGTGCTATGCTATATAAGTGTGGCTCCACGCCACACTTGAGGTACGATGACATTTTCACCACTTTTCGCACACTTTCCTTCCTCATTTCATTAACTTGAGCATCTTAATGCTAACTCTATCAAAATCTCTAGCcactttaataatttaaattagaaaGTCTTAAATTTATAAGACACTGCCAAAAAAAGGCCAAATTACTCTATTATATCGCTAAGTAGCTATGAGATTACTCAACAACTCATAAGTGTGAAGACAAACTCGCtagaattgaaaagaaaatcgAATGATCTCTCTCATTTATAAAGAGGtgcaatttattttaaaacttaaaactgATATTCCTATAACACCAAATACAACTAAAATACTAACTAAACAACAGAGGGAATTTCATCTGTCCAAAGaaagctaaaaatataaaaatccaCAAAGtttcctttaaaataaaaaacctttcTGAGCATACCCTCTTTATGGAACCCTACCTTTTCCAACACCCTCTGAGAAGCTATGTTCTGTAGAACAGTATAAGCTTGCAACCTTCTCAAATCTGGGAACTCATGGAACACTTTTGACAGAAGAATCTTCACTGCATTAGTGGCAATCCCTTGACCCCAATAGTTGAATCCAATAGCATAACCCATATCTGCTTTATATTTCTCATCATTAGCATGAGGAAGAATCCAAACCATTCCAATGGAGTGGTCATCAAGACATATTGATTGGCGGATTGGGTAAATgcattcattttttatgaaatccaAAGCTTCTTTCTTTGAATTACAAGTTTCCAATCGAGTATCCTCAATTACTCTTTCATCTCCTAGCCATAATAACACATCATCTATGTCACTTTCCTTGAATGCTCGAATAGTGATCCTTGATGGATTTATTATTGCCATATATAAACCAAACCACTTTTGTTTTTGCAAAAGCGATGCTTTAAGAATGTAATCTATGCAATAAATCCAAAAATTATAAGAGGAAATTTTGATAAGATTGGGTTTGGCTAAGGTATAAGAAAAGTGAGTGGTTAATATATTGTACGATGTGTGCAGTAGTAAATAGTAAAAGGCGGGTCCagtgttttgttttgtgtgtaTATGAAATTTGCTGTATACACATTTAGTTTACATATAAATTACTGAAATGCACTCTCGCCGGTTAACTACCGCGGAAAttaaccggcggcagttaactgtcgaaatTTAATTTCGGCAATTAACtaccaaaatttattttttatttagttactGATGATATGcaaatttctccaaaagcaaATGATcgatttttttataagtttcaaTAAAATTGAGTAATGACGTAACAAATGACcgtttatttctttaaaaatgttaccttttgaaggatattttttttaaggattctttttttttttgaccaacaGAAACTTATATTCTTTCGTTCATAATAGTAGTCGTAATACAAGATGGAATCCAATCAAAAACGTGGCGACTAGCATACAATTTTGACTCCCTAGCTAATGTATGGGCAACAAAATTTGCTTGTCTCCTAGCAAAACTTATCTTAAAGTTTGGGAAATGAGTTAAAAGTGATCTACACGTTGACATAATGTTGCCAAATTCAGACTGGTTTTTGGTTCCATCAACTATGCCATCCACCAGTAGCTTACAATCTAGCCCAATAAGCACATTTGAAAGACCCAATTCACCAAGCCATAAAATAGCCTCTTTCAAACCCAACGCCTCAGCTTCTAAAGGACGTGGAGTACACTCAAACCATCTTGAAAGTGCTTTAATAAAACGGCCTTGAGAGTTTCGTATA containing:
- the LOC11445865 gene encoding uncharacterized N-acetyltransferase p20, with the translated sequence YLSHHQHILVMAIDHESRITLRPFKESDADDVLLWASDERVMQYMRLELCKSREQASNFIKNDCIYPFQQSICLNDHSIGIVFVLPYPDAKFKADLGYAIGFNYWGQGVATKAVKILLSCVFQDFPDLVRLQANTRPDNIASQRLLEKVGFQREGLFRKGIYNKGNVEDFCIFSFLSTDEIPHAKG
- the LOC25497720 gene encoding uncharacterized N-acetyltransferase p20, with product MAIDHESRITLRPFKESDADDVLLWASDERVMQYTRLKLCKSREQALNFIKKDCIYPFQQSICLDDHSIGIVFVLPISYAKFKADLGFAIGFNYWGQGIATKALKILLSRVFQEFPDLQRLQANILVDNMASQRVLEKVGFHREGLFRKVFHHKGNIVDAYIFSFLSTDEIPHDVFD
- the LOC11438861 gene encoding putative [ribosomal protein S5]-alanine N-acetyltransferase, which encodes MAIINPSRITIRAFKESDIDDVLLWLGDERVIEDTRLETCNSKKEALDFIKNECIYPIRQSICLDDHSIGMVWILPHANDEKYKADMGYAIGFNYWGQGIATNAVKILLSKVFHEFPDLRRLQAYTVLQNIASQRVLEKVGFHKEGMLRKVFYFKGNFVDFYIFSFLWTDEIPSVV